TGCATTAACAACATACCAAGGAGATTGCTCCGTATCTGAAAACTTAAACATTTCATCCTTTGCTTGAGAATATTCCAACCATTTATTTCTAGATTCTAAATCCATTGGACTTAATTTCCAACGTTTAGCTGGATTGTTTAAACGTGCCTGAAAACGATTTTCTTGCTCTTTATCATTAATAGAAAACCAATACTTGATTAAAATTATTCCAGCTCTAATAAGTAATACTTCAAACTCTGGACAAGAAATTTGGAAATTCTGATATTCTTGCTCAGTACAAAAACCCATAACCCGCTCAACTCCTGCTCGGTTATACCAACTACGGTCAAAAAGAACTATTTCCCCGCCTGCTGGCAATTCCGCAACATAACGCTGAAAATACCACTGCGTGGATTCTTTGGGAGTAGGAGTGCCTAAAGCAACAACTCTACAAATTCTTGGACTAAGAGTTTCTGTTATTCTTTTAATAACTCCACCTTTTCCAGCTGCATCTCGTCCTTCAAAAAGCACGACGACTTTAAGTTGCTTTTCT
Above is a genomic segment from Candidatus Margulisiibacteriota bacterium containing:
- the ppk2 gene encoding polyphosphate kinase 2 translates to MTKHELSDSDYEKELEKLQVELVKLQAWIKEKQLKVVVLFEGRDAAGKGGVIKRITETLSPRICRVVALGTPTPKESTQWYFQRYVAELPAGGEIVLFDRSWYNRAGVERVMGFCTEQEYQNFQISCPEFEVLLIRAGIILIKYWFSINDKEQENRFQARLNNPAKRWKLSPMDLESRNKWLEYSQAKDEMFKFSDTEQSPWYVVNADNKKKARLNCISHLLSKIPYADLTPEPITLPERVNPPKEYVRPPMDSQKFIPELY